The Methylomonas montana genome has a window encoding:
- a CDS encoding VOC family protein: MSKHNFTIHHASLIVSDTEQSLLFYRDVLGMEQTERPNLPFPGAWLQIGAQQIHLLELDNPDPTTGRPAHGGRDRHVAMHIDSVDVLREDLERTHTAYTLSISGRKALFCRDRDGNALEFIERP; this comes from the coding sequence ATGTCCAAGCATAATTTCACCATTCATCACGCCAGCCTGATCGTCTCCGATACCGAGCAATCGCTACTTTTTTACCGCGACGTGCTGGGGATGGAGCAGACCGAGCGGCCGAATCTGCCGTTTCCGGGTGCCTGGTTGCAAATCGGGGCGCAGCAGATTCATTTGCTGGAATTGGATAATCCCGATCCGACGACAGGTCGGCCGGCGCATGGCGGCCGTGATAGGCATGTGGCGATGCATATCGATTCGGTTGATGTCTTGCGTGAAGACCTGGAGCGGACCCATACGGCTTACACCTTGAGTATTTCCGGCCGCAAGGCGCTGTTCTGTCGGGATCGTGACGGTAACGCGCTGGAGTTTATCGAGCGGCCCTGA
- the trkA gene encoding Trk system potassium transporter TrkA: MKIVILGAGVTGSSVAGALASEENDIVVIDKNPLLLSALKGRLDIATIEGNAAHPSTLEQAGIQDADMVIAVTDRDETNMLACQVINTLYSKPKTIARVRAIDFLNHPELFQPGGIDIVISPEQVVTESIHNLIKYPGALHVSEFADGLVRLFSIRVVPTGFLTGKRIHAVKEKLADSMIRVAAIFRDGKAIPVNGEAVIATGDEVFFVCPRDKVHKTLVDLHKLESPIKTIMLAGGGHVGKRLAIALEKNYQVKIIEKELPRAKEIANDLRETLILHGDCTDESLLLEEMIEDIDLFCAITNNDGINLISAGLAKKLGAKKAICLINNNSYLKLLDGTDIDLAIQPKLETLGGILKHVRKGDVVGVSSVCGGSAEAIEAIAHRSKNASSVVGLRVDQVNLPDGVILGALIREKEVIPVHHDTVFAEGDHVVMFALNKKMIKDIEGYFQPI; the protein is encoded by the coding sequence ATGAAAATAGTAATTCTTGGCGCCGGCGTTACCGGCTCTTCGGTTGCCGGCGCGCTAGCCAGTGAAGAAAACGATATTGTCGTCATCGACAAAAATCCGCTTTTACTTTCCGCATTGAAAGGCCGCCTGGATATAGCCACCATCGAAGGCAATGCCGCGCATCCCAGCACGCTTGAGCAGGCAGGCATCCAGGATGCCGACATGGTGATTGCCGTCACCGACCGCGACGAAACCAATATGTTGGCCTGCCAGGTCATCAACACACTTTATAGCAAACCCAAAACCATCGCCCGGGTGCGGGCCATCGACTTTTTGAACCATCCGGAATTATTCCAACCGGGCGGTATCGACATCGTTATCAGTCCGGAACAGGTCGTCACCGAATCGATCCACAACTTGATCAAATACCCCGGCGCACTGCACGTATCGGAATTCGCCGACGGTCTGGTCAGATTGTTTTCGATTCGCGTGGTACCAACCGGCTTCCTGACCGGTAAACGTATTCACGCGGTGAAGGAAAAACTCGCCGACAGTATGATTCGGGTCGCGGCGATTTTCCGGGACGGCAAAGCCATTCCGGTCAACGGAGAAGCCGTGATTGCCACCGGCGACGAGGTATTCTTTGTCTGCCCGCGCGACAAAGTGCATAAGACCTTGGTCGATTTACACAAACTGGAATCGCCGATCAAAACCATCATGCTGGCCGGCGGCGGCCATGTCGGCAAGCGCCTGGCGATCGCGCTGGAGAAAAACTATCAGGTCAAAATCATCGAAAAAGAACTGCCCCGCGCCAAGGAAATTGCCAACGATTTACGCGAAACCCTGATTCTGCATGGCGACTGCACCGACGAATCGCTGCTTTTGGAAGAAATGATCGAAGACATCGACCTGTTCTGCGCAATCACCAATAACGATGGCATCAATTTGATTTCGGCTGGACTGGCGAAAAAACTCGGCGCTAAAAAAGCCATCTGCCTGATTAATAACAATTCCTATCTGAAATTGCTGGACGGCACCGACATCGATCTGGCCATCCAACCCAAACTGGAAACCTTGGGCGGCATTCTGAAACACGTCAGGAAAGGCGACGTGGTTGGCGTCAGCTCGGTGTGCGGCGGCAGCGCCGAGGCGATTGAAGCCATCGCCCACCGCAGTAAGAACGCCAGCTCCGTGGTCGGCTTGCGGGTGGATCAAGTCAATTTGCCGGACGGCGTCATTTTAGGCGCGCTGATTCGCGAGAAAGAAGTGATTCCGGTGCATCACGACACCGTGTTTGCAGAAGGCGACCATGTCGTGATGTTCGCGTTGAACAAAAAAATGATCAAAGACATCGAAGGCTATTTCCAGCCTATTTAA